Within the Pseudomonas guangdongensis genome, the region TCGGCGGCTGTAGGTAAATGCATAGGCGCAGGCCAGAGTGGTACCAGCGTTATAATGAACGATGTCAAAGCGAGGCAATAAAAACAGAATGGCCCAAAGCCTCTTCAACTCACGTACCAGCAGACTTTGCCCCGGACGGTGCAGTACCAGATCTGCTGGATAGTTAAGGTAATTTTGCGAAACAACCAACGAACAACTGTCTACGCCCAACTGACGAAGGGCACGACTGAGCACTTGAGGATTTCCGCCCACCGAGCTTGGGGCGTGCAAGACTTTGTACCCCTCCATCAAGGAATTAGCTCCATAATTCCCTGCGCAAAGCTGACTTTTGGAACAACGAGCGACTCACTAAGCGCTCCAATATCCGCGATGAGGTGGCGCGGCTCGCTCGCATCAATCTTGAATACAGGTTTACACCCGACCACCTGCCCGATCACACCAGCGATCTCTCGCAACGACATGGTCTGCGTACCTGCCACATTGAAGGTGTGACTACCCTCGAGCGTCAGACAGCCCTCCAACGCAGCCACCGCATCGCTGACATGGATTGGATTGATCTTGATACCTTCCTCGCCTTGCAGGCTGATTGGATTGCCCGCGAGAACGTTATCCACCAAGCGCGGCACCAACATCTGCCGCTTCTGGCCTTTGCCGTACATGAAGAAGAACCGCAGAATGGCAACGTTCATCAGCGACGAGTAATTCTGCGCGAGAACTTCGGCACAGAGCTTGCTGCTTAGGTAATAGCCAAGTTGGCCATGATGAGGGATAGGCGAGTTCTCCCTGAACGCCTCATCACCCGCACCGTACACCCCTCCGGAAGAGGCAAGAATAAAGTGGCGGGCGCCTGCGGTACGAGCATAATCCAGCAGTCGGGCGGTCGATGCGACATTGACGCCAAATACATCCATGGCCTGCTCGGGAAACTCCCGGAAACGTGAGGACTGCGCCAGATGAATAACGGTATCGATGCTGGACGGCAGCGCCTTAGGGGACCAGTCGCTGGACAGATCTACCTTGTGGTAGATCACCCCAGGTAACGGTCGGGCCGGCATGGAATGAACCACAGCATACACATGATGCTGCGCTGCAAACCGGGATACTGCATGCATACCAAGCAATCCATTGGCGCCAGTAATCAGAATATTCAAATTTGCCGCTCCACCTTATTACCTGTCTGAGCTTGCTCGCCGCGCCCCTCTCGAGGGCCAATCAATTTGGCGAAAATTTTAGAAAACTCAAGCGAAATTGCCTCGACCGAGTGATGTCGCTCGACAAAGGTACGACCACGGCTGGCAGCGATGGATAGAACAGAGCGGTCGTCATAAAGCTTGCGAATCACCTCTTTGAGGCTGAAGGCATCCGCGCGAATAATCGGGATCTCGTCGAAGCCTTTGAGTAGATCTGTGGCCACATAAAGCGATTCCAAATCTCGACGCAAATGACAAATGACCGGCTTACCCGACGCCATAGCCTCAATAGCAAACATCGCATACCACCCAATGACCAGCTGATCGACCACAACATCAGCTTCGAGAATCAACCGCCTTACTTGATCGTTAGACACTCGTTCGACCATCACCAACTCGATATCGAGTCCTTCTTGGCGAAGCTCTTCGACAGCCTTGACAACATGCCTCGTACCCTTGATCTCTCGGTGATTTGGGGCGTGTAGCAATTTAAGCGTACGCTCGAGAGGCTGCGATTCAGTCCTAAAGGCTGGCATTTCGGGCAACTGGATCGAGAAATGGGCGATCATCAGGCTGTCCCAGTGGTGCATGTAATCAACCCACTCACAACCACCGACGATATGGCTGCCAGCCGAACTCCAAACATCGACCATGGCTTGAATATGCCTATGCCGGGTACGGTGCTGAGGGTAGTCGACCGCCATGGCGTGCTTGAACTGCAGGTTCGGCGAACGGCTCATGACCTGTACATCTGATCCGTAGGGCAGGACGACGGTTTTGACCCCTGCCAAGCGATAGAGATAAGGCTCTAGGCGCCAGAGAAACGCCGTACCCTGCCCCAATGCACCGCCATCGAAATAGATGATCACAGAACGATAACGACGTGCCGACCAGCAGAATATATATAGATTCAGCAGCAGCTTGCGGGTCAGGATACTCTTCGATAGCCAATGCTGGTCAAAGCGCACGTCGAAGTTGCTCGTGATGTGCCAGACTTGGCTGACGAAGGTTTCTGCTGAATAGCCGACCAGTTCAAGGGCGCGTTTGTGGTATATGTTGTTGATCAGTGGAAAGGGGCCCAGGCCGATATCAAATTTACGCTGCTGGAAAGACTTGCAGCACAAGGAAAACAGCAACAAAAAAGGCAACGCCAGCAACTCTAAACCAAAACGAAAAAAATAATACGCCGCTCTCATTTCCCCCCCAGGCAGTACGATTCAAAGCGAACGAAAAACTCTAAAGTTAAGCGACAGCATGGCTAACACCACGCATACCAACGCAATGCACAGCTTCACTGCTGACGCAGCCAAATCAAACTCTTGTGACAACCAGTGAATGCTTGAAAAAAAAACCACCGCACCTAGCAAGCACAACCAGAGTAAGCGTATCCAGCTGATTGGCAAAGGGTAGAGACGTTGAGTAAAGAGAAGAAAGCCACCCGATAGAAGCATGCAAGATATTAACGTAGCCGTCGCCGCCCCTGTCGCACCAAACCAGGGAATCAACCAAAAATTCAAGGCCACATTCAAAATGGCGGCCGCCCATGCAAGACCAGCAAAAATCTTGGTTCTATTAGCCAGGGAGATACCGATGGCAGTGACTTGCTGGGTAGCCTGAAATACTGCGGTAAAGCATAGTACCGTTAATGGAATAGTTGCGGCAGCATAGTCGGGCGACATGATCGCCCCAATAAATTCGCCCGCAAACAAAGCGATGGATCCGGCCACACACAACATGACTACCAAGAGAATCAAGAGCACCTCCGCATAGACCTGCCTATGGCTCTGGGGATGATCCGCCCTGACTTTTACCGCATAAGGACTCCAAGCCATACCAAATGCAGTTGCGACGAAAACTGCCAAGGTAGAGAACCTGAATGCTACTGAATAGATGCCAACCTCGGAGACCCCGGCCATTGCCGCCAACATCCATCGATCAATCGATGCGAACAACCAGTAAGCAACCTCGGTGAAAATGAAGGGAGTACCGAAAGCCAAAAGCCGTCCAGCCCAAGGCCTATCAAGATTTACGACGAAGTCCTTTTTGACAAGCCAGATCCCAAGCGGTAATGCCAGCAGCAGTGTTGATGCCTGGGCCAATAGTACGCCCTCAACGCCCGCACCAAAATGCAGAACTAGGAAGAGCGCAATCAGCGATCCAAGTGCACGACTGGTGAAAGTGTAGCCCAAGAACTTCCAGGGCGCGAAATGAAGCCTCAAGACATCCTGCAAGTATTGGCTCCATTGGAGAAGCGGAAGAAGAGCGGCGATAGCCAGAACGCCCATTGAACCTAGTTGCTCCACTCCGCCAGTGCTCGCTTTGAATATCAACGGCACGATAAAGAATGCACATACTCCACACACTACGCCGACACCGAACGTCAGCCAGAAGCCTGTCGAGACCAATACCGACCGTTCAGCCTCAGAAACACCGGCATCCCAATAGTAGCGCTGCACCGCGTTATTCAAACCGCAACGAACAAAAACAGCGCCAAGTGTCGCAATGGTCAGCCCTAGCTCCATAACACCAAACCCCTCAGTCGACAGAGCGGAAGCGAGCAATGGAAAAGTGAAGAACGCGAGAAGCTTCAGCAGGAAGTCGCCGCCGCCATAAATGACGCTATCACGGGCTAATTTACGTAAAAACACTACTCAGGCAACCGCCCATTTTTCAGAGGATGAATAACCTTGGCGGCACGCTTGGGGTAATCGCTCAAAAGCGGATGATACAAATCAATCAAGCGCTCGCGACGACCGTAAAGATAGTGAATTATCTCACCAAACAAATATTGCGCTGAATCGTAACCATAGTACTTCTGAACATATGCTCTACCGGCAGCACCTAGCTCCCTGCGGATGCCAGGCTGCGTAACGAGCTTGCGTAAAATCTCCACAAGATTTTCTGGAGACCCCGAAACGATGGGGCATTCGGAAAAATATGACCATCGACGAAGAGGCGAGACATAGTTTTCGTCTTCGAGATTGCTAATTACCGGCAGACCAGAAGCCATTCCCTCTAGGCCGTTAAGCCCATGGCCAACTGCTATAAGTTGCTCAACCAGAATATCGACATCTTCCTTGAAGATCCGTTTGACTTCCGAATTTTGCTTACCCTCGATCAGAACCAGCTCTACTTTCAAACCGTCACGCTTTAGCTGGGCAACCGCATCAATTACAAACTCACTTCCTTTGAAACCACGATGATTTGGCGCATGCGCGATATAAACCACATCATTTACGCCATCCGCATCACTGGCTCTGGTCGACGGAGTCCACTCCTCATAATTAATAAAAAGGAAATTCGGCATGATGACGTCCCACCGACCAAACCCATCAGGCCCTAAAAATCCAAGTAGTACCACATCGGCGTGCTCACACCAGTAGTCAACGCGCGCAGCGATACGCCGCTGCTGCCGTGAAGGCACGGGGACCGACATCAACAACCCCTGCAGCATGGAGGTAGACTTCACCCTGTTGTAAACAAACGCGTCCAGGCCAAATGGAAGAACTACGACCTTCTTCCGCGCCAATTTCAATAGCTGGGCCTCCATGCGCCAAAAGGGAGTTTTTCCAAGAAAAAAACCGTTGAACGAAATAAAGAACACATCAAATCTGAAAAGACTCTCAAAAAAGGCGAGGTAATACTTCAGGAAAACTGGAATAGGTCCATAGCTTTCCTGAACCAACCGATCATAGTCCTCCCGCTTATTTATCGTATAGGAATAACCATCGGTAAAGGTCAGCGACTCGTAGCCCGCTGCACGCATAGCTCGCGCCCAATAAGAGTTATTTATTATCGGCGCCTCCCCCCAGACCAAACGCGGATTATCCAGTATAGGCCGACAGGATAGGCGAGCAGAGAGCGCTATCAGCATTGCAACGATGAAGAAGAGCGGATAGGCAGCCCAACAAAATAACGTATAGACTCTAGCCTTCATAAAAACACTTTCTTCCGATCAAGAATAGCTACGCCAAACCCGTTGCGACCGAATCCGTCGCCATTGAAAAGCATATATCGTTTACCATTGAAGTCGAACACGCAGGGATAGCAAATCATTTCGCCACACTCATCGCAGTCCGCATCAATACCCGCTTGACGATCATTACGCACCCACTGCCAACCATCAGTGGAGGATGCATAGCCCATTCGATACTTTCCATGCTCTACCCCCACGAACGAGAACCACATTTCGTAGTCTCCTTCGCCATTTTTCATCACAGCAGAGCGAGCAATATTAGTTTCACCAGGTGCAAAGTCAATGGCAACTCGGCCTTCACGCTGCCAATTCAAACCATCCGCCGAAGTCGCATGCTTGATATGGTAATGGGACTGCAATCCGTGCACTTCACGGGTCCACTTTACCCCAGAGACATAGGTCATTCTGTACAACTCACCATCTTTGTAGACATGGGGCGAAGTGACGAGACAAGGATCGTATTCACTACGACTCATGACCGGGGCTACCGAGGTGCGTTTGAAATTCAGCCCGTCTTCGCTGACCGCCAAACCAATTGCCGCATAAAAAAGCGGAGGGTTCGCACCTTTGTTCCATCCGATGAAATAAAGATGATAACGACCTTCGATAGCTATAATCGACGCTGGGAATACACCATGCTCATCGAAATGGCCGATTTCACCCGGAGCCAAGCAAAGCGTAGGAACTTTGCTGAGCACTCGTACTTCGTCGCCTTGTAGCGCCAGATCCACTGAGTAGATACTGGAATACTGGCGCCCATCACGGACTGCAAAAAAAACCCTGATAAAGTCAGCAAAGCATAATACTGTAGGGAGTTGAGCATGTGACACCGCCGACGCCAAAACCCCTGAAGACAGATGATAGAAAAAGATCTTCTTCCACATTATTTTTTCACCACAATGGTCCATTCCCACAGGTCGTAATCGTGCAGCAGGGCCACTTTGCGCGAGAAGTTCTTCTTGCAGTAGTCAAACCACTCGACAGACTTGCCGTAGAACAAGTGCGGTTCTTCCCAATCGACGTAGGAGGTCAGCAAGTTGAAAGCGAAGCCTTTCGAGCTGTGCTTATCGAGCGCGTGGAGGCTTTCTTTAATGTACGCTTCCCACTCTTCATAAGTGGCATCAAAGCGGACATTGTAGGTACCCGAAACGAACGAGTAGTCCGCCACACTGGTCACTTCTTTGGCCAGACGCAGGTCGATCTTGTCGGCAGGGTAGACTGACAGACGCTTGGCCGCAGCATCGAGCATCTCCTGACTGACGTCATAGCCGTGGTAGCAGGACACTTCGCAGCCCAGGTCCTTTTCCAGAAAGTCCAGAATGGACCCGTAGCCACAGCCTAGGTCGTTGATGGAGAACGGCTCGTCCGCGGCATCGAGTAACGCTGCCAACTTGGAGAAGCGCAGCTTCTGGCACGCTTCGGTGTTCCAACCTACTGAACGCGAATCCTCCCCCATCTTGCGCAGGTTATCGGAATACATCGCTTCAATTTTTTTAAGTTGCGAATCGACGGCCATCAGAAACCAATTTCCTCAGAGTTCATTTTGTGGGCGCGTGTTCTCTCTTCTATGTAAACCTCTTTGGGCTTCGTGTTCTTCATCAACAGGGCACCAGCGCCGATCAATGTTTCGTCGGCGATTGTGAGACTGTCTCTGAGCGTCGCATTCACTCCAATGAACACGTGATCGCCAATCACGCAGGAACCGGAAATCACAACATGGGAACTAATGAAATTGTGGTGCCCAATCTTACTATGGTGACCAATGTGGTTTCCACTCCAAAGCATGGTATTGCTGCCGATGGATACATAAGGCTGCAAGGTATTGTCTTCAAAAATGAAGACATTGTCGCCCAAGGTATTGGAACTCCAGACCTTGACGCTGGGGTGCACGAACGTCGCACAGCGGTAACCCTCCGCCAGCATCTCCTCGTATACACGTCGACGCACGTGATTCATCTTCGCGTAGCCAATAGCCACGAACACCTCGACCTCGGCAGCAGGGTAAAGGCCGGGCAGATCCTCGACGGCGATCAGCGGCAGCCCGTAAATCTCCTCGGCGTTCTGGTACTCACGGTGGCAGGCGTAGGCAACAACCTGATAGTCGGAGAGCTCATTGAAGTAATCGCCGGCCACCTCAGCAAACAGCCCTGTGCCCACAATCACCAATTTTTTTGATTTCATCACGCCCCCAGCTTGGAGA harbors:
- a CDS encoding glycosyltransferase family protein produces the protein MRAAYYFFRFGLELLALPFLLLFSLCCKSFQQRKFDIGLGPFPLINNIYHKRALELVGYSAETFVSQVWHITSNFDVRFDQHWLSKSILTRKLLLNLYIFCWSARRYRSVIIYFDGGALGQGTAFLWRLEPYLYRLAGVKTVVLPYGSDVQVMSRSPNLQFKHAMAVDYPQHRTRHRHIQAMVDVWSSAGSHIVGGCEWVDYMHHWDSLMIAHFSIQLPEMPAFRTESQPLERTLKLLHAPNHREIKGTRHVVKAVEELRQEGLDIELVMVERVSNDQVRRLILEADVVVDQLVIGWYAMFAIEAMASGKPVICHLRRDLESLYVATDLLKGFDEIPIIRADAFSLKEVIRKLYDDRSVLSIAASRGRTFVERHHSVEAISLEFSKIFAKLIGPREGRGEQAQTGNKVERQI
- a CDS encoding glycoside hydrolase family protein — translated: MWKKIFFYHLSSGVLASAVSHAQLPTVLCFADFIRVFFAVRDGRQYSSIYSVDLALQGDEVRVLSKVPTLCLAPGEIGHFDEHGVFPASIIAIEGRYHLYFIGWNKGANPPLFYAAIGLAVSEDGLNFKRTSVAPVMSRSEYDPCLVTSPHVYKDGELYRMTYVSGVKWTREVHGLQSHYHIKHATSADGLNWQREGRVAIDFAPGETNIARSAVMKNGEGDYEMWFSFVGVEHGKYRMGYASSTDGWQWVRNDRQAGIDADCDECGEMICYPCVFDFNGKRYMLFNGDGFGRNGFGVAILDRKKVFL
- a CDS encoding acetyltransferase, with the translated sequence MKSKKLVIVGTGLFAEVAGDYFNELSDYQVVAYACHREYQNAEEIYGLPLIAVEDLPGLYPAAEVEVFVAIGYAKMNHVRRRVYEEMLAEGYRCATFVHPSVKVWSSNTLGDNVFIFEDNTLQPYVSIGSNTMLWSGNHIGHHSKIGHHNFISSHVVISGSCVIGDHVFIGVNATLRDSLTIADETLIGAGALLMKNTKPKEVYIEERTRAHKMNSEEIGF
- a CDS encoding oligosaccharide flippase family protein — translated: MFLRKLARDSVIYGGGDFLLKLLAFFTFPLLASALSTEGFGVMELGLTIATLGAVFVRCGLNNAVQRYYWDAGVSEAERSVLVSTGFWLTFGVGVVCGVCAFFIVPLIFKASTGGVEQLGSMGVLAIAALLPLLQWSQYLQDVLRLHFAPWKFLGYTFTSRALGSLIALFLVLHFGAGVEGVLLAQASTLLLALPLGIWLVKKDFVVNLDRPWAGRLLAFGTPFIFTEVAYWLFASIDRWMLAAMAGVSEVGIYSVAFRFSTLAVFVATAFGMAWSPYAVKVRADHPQSHRQVYAEVLLILLVVMLCVAGSIALFAGEFIGAIMSPDYAAATIPLTVLCFTAVFQATQQVTAIGISLANRTKIFAGLAWAAAILNVALNFWLIPWFGATGAATATLISCMLLSGGFLLFTQRLYPLPISWIRLLWLCLLGAVVFFSSIHWLSQEFDLAASAVKLCIALVCVVLAMLSLNFRVFRSL
- a CDS encoding glycosyltransferase family protein — its product is MKARVYTLFCWAAYPLFFIVAMLIALSARLSCRPILDNPRLVWGEAPIINNSYWARAMRAAGYESLTFTDGYSYTINKREDYDRLVQESYGPIPVFLKYYLAFFESLFRFDVFFISFNGFFLGKTPFWRMEAQLLKLARKKVVVLPFGLDAFVYNRVKSTSMLQGLLMSVPVPSRQQRRIAARVDYWCEHADVVLLGFLGPDGFGRWDVIMPNFLFINYEEWTPSTRASDADGVNDVVYIAHAPNHRGFKGSEFVIDAVAQLKRDGLKVELVLIEGKQNSEVKRIFKEDVDILVEQLIAVGHGLNGLEGMASGLPVISNLEDENYVSPLRRWSYFSECPIVSGSPENLVEILRKLVTQPGIRRELGAAGRAYVQKYYGYDSAQYLFGEIIHYLYGRRERLIDLYHPLLSDYPKRAAKVIHPLKNGRLPE
- a CDS encoding NAD-dependent epimerase/dehydratase family protein, with protein sequence MNILITGANGLLGMHAVSRFAAQHHVYAVVHSMPARPLPGVIYHKVDLSSDWSPKALPSSIDTVIHLAQSSRFREFPEQAMDVFGVNVASTARLLDYARTAGARHFILASSGGVYGAGDEAFRENSPIPHHGQLGYYLSSKLCAEVLAQNYSSLMNVAILRFFFMYGKGQKRQMLVPRLVDNVLAGNPISLQGEEGIKINPIHVSDAVAALEGCLTLEGSHTFNVAGTQTMSLREIAGVIGQVVGCKPVFKIDASEPRHLIADIGALSESLVVPKVSFAQGIMELIP
- a CDS encoding class I SAM-dependent methyltransferase; the protein is MAVDSQLKKIEAMYSDNLRKMGEDSRSVGWNTEACQKLRFSKLAALLDAADEPFSINDLGCGYGSILDFLEKDLGCEVSCYHGYDVSQEMLDAAAKRLSVYPADKIDLRLAKEVTSVADYSFVSGTYNVRFDATYEEWEAYIKESLHALDKHSSKGFAFNLLTSYVDWEEPHLFYGKSVEWFDYCKKNFSRKVALLHDYDLWEWTIVVKK